The Triticum aestivum cultivar Chinese Spring chromosome 3A, IWGSC CS RefSeq v2.1, whole genome shotgun sequence genome includes a region encoding these proteins:
- the LOC123062578 gene encoding probable protein phosphatase 2C 9, with product MAEICCQEAKSPPATAATVATVSASAAAAAVASSVMDRRRRRLELKRFRLASDLEQSAAEYAGARKRPRIPRTVSGPCPDAASASENAERCPRFGFSSVCGRRREMEDAVSIRPGFLPGSGKSHFFGVFDGHGCSHVATTCQELMHEVVAEEHQKAGSGEEPVWKEVMERSFARLDERAANWATTRSSEEPACRCEQKMPSRCDHVGSTAVVAVVSPTQLVVGNAGDSRAVLSRAGVPVALSVDHKPDRPDELERIQAAGGRVIYWDGARVLGVLAMSRAIGDGYLKPFVTAEPEVTVTERSDADECLILASDGLWDVVTNEMACDVARACFRSNGPPEPAAAQAQASEGVSKAESDRACSDAAMLLAKLALARGSSDNVSVVVVDLRRGS from the exons ATGGCCGAGATCTGCTGCCAGGAAGCCAAGtcgccgccggcgaccgccgccacgGTGGCCACGGTCTCGGCTTCGGCGGCCGCCGCGGCCGTCGCCTCGTCGGTGATGGACAGGCGGCGCCGCAGGCTGGAGCTGAAGCGCTTCCGCCTCGCGAGCGACCTCGAGCAGTCGGCCGCGGAGTACGCCGGCGCCCGCAAGCGGCCGAGGATACCGCGCACGGTGTCCGGCCCGTGCCCCGACGCTGCCTCGGCGTCCGAGAACGCGGAGCGTTGCCCGAGGTTCGGGTTCTCCTCGGTGTGCGGCCGTCGTCGCGAGATGGAGGACGCCGTCTCCATCAGGCCCGGTTTCTTGCCCGGCTCCGGCAAGTCCCACTTCTTCGGCGTCTTCGATGGCCACGGCTGCTCACAC GTGGCGACGACGTGCCAGGAGCTGATGCATGAGGTGGTGGCGGAGGAGCACCAGAAGGCGGGGTCCGGCGAGGAGCCTGTGTGGAAGGAGGTGATGGAGAGGAGCTTCGCGCGGCTGGACGAGCGGGCCGCGAACTGGGCGACCACCCGCAGCAGCGAGGAGCCCGCCTGCCGCTGCGAGCAGAAGATGCCCTCGCGGTGCGACCACGTGGGATCCACCGCCGTCGTGGCAGTCGTCAGCCCGACCCAGCTCGTCGTGGGCAACGCCGGCGACTCCCGTGCCGTCCTTTCCCGCGCCGGCGTCCCCGTTGCACTCTCCGTCGACCACAAG CCTGACCGGCCGGACGAGCTGGAGCGCATCCAGGCGGCGGGCGGGCGCGTCATCTACTGGGACGGCGCGCGGGTGCTCGGCGTCCTCGCCATGTCTCGAGCCATAG GGGATGGCTACCTGAAGCCGTTCGTGACGGCGGAGCCGGAGGTGACCGTGACGGAGCGCAGCGACGCCGACGAGTGCCTGATCCTGGCCAGCGACGGGCTGTGGGACGTGGTGACCAACGAGATGGCGTGCGACGTCGCCAGGGCGTGCTTCCGGAGCAACGGCCCACCAGAGCCGGCCGCGGCTCAGGCGCAGGCGAGCGAGGGGGTGAGCAAGGCGGAGTCCGACCGGGCGTGCTCCGACGCGGCCATGCTGCTGGCGAAGCTGGCGCTGGCGCGGGGGAGCTCCGACAACGTGAGCGTCGTGGTCGTGGATCTGCGCCGGGGATCGTGA